From a single Kitasatospora azatica KCTC 9699 genomic region:
- the thrB gene encoding homoserine kinase translates to MAGPAFRAAAVRVRVPATSANLGPGFDAFGLALGLYDDIVVRVCDSGLSVDIAGEGAESLARDERHLVVRSMRAAFDRLGGQPRGLEVVCANRIPHGRGLGSSSAAICAGIVAARAVTIGGPAALDDAALLALASELEGHPDNVAACLAGGFTIAWTDEDSAKAVRLEPAAEVVPVVFIPATEVLTETARGLLPKTVPLADAAANAGRSALLVEALTRRPELLLAATEDRLHQDYRASAMPDSAALVAALRSEGIPAVISGAGPTVLALTDEAGADKLLQFAGENFAAHRLRLDRDGAGVRPLDG, encoded by the coding sequence ATGGCCGGTCCCGCGTTCCGTGCCGCCGCCGTCCGGGTGCGCGTCCCCGCGACCAGCGCCAACCTGGGCCCCGGCTTCGACGCCTTCGGACTCGCCCTGGGCCTGTACGACGACATCGTGGTCCGGGTCTGCGACTCCGGCCTCTCGGTGGACATCGCAGGTGAGGGCGCCGAATCGCTGGCCCGGGACGAGCGCCACCTGGTCGTCCGCTCGATGCGCGCCGCCTTCGACCGGCTCGGCGGACAGCCGCGCGGCCTCGAAGTCGTCTGCGCCAACCGCATACCGCACGGCCGCGGCCTGGGCTCCTCCTCGGCCGCCATCTGCGCGGGCATCGTGGCCGCCCGCGCGGTCACCATCGGCGGCCCGGCCGCCCTGGACGACGCCGCGCTGCTGGCCCTCGCCTCCGAGCTCGAGGGCCACCCGGACAACGTCGCCGCCTGCCTGGCCGGCGGGTTCACCATCGCCTGGACTGACGAGGACTCAGCCAAGGCGGTGCGGCTCGAACCGGCCGCCGAGGTGGTCCCGGTGGTCTTCATCCCGGCCACCGAGGTGCTCACCGAGACCGCCCGCGGCCTGCTGCCCAAGACCGTTCCGCTGGCCGACGCGGCCGCCAACGCGGGCCGCTCCGCGCTGCTCGTGGAGGCGCTGACCAGGCGGCCCGAGCTGCTGCTGGCCGCCACCGAGGACCGGCTCCACCAGGACTACCGCGCCTCCGCGATGCCGGACAGCGCCGCGCTGGTCGCCGCGCTGCGCTCCGAGGGCATCCCGGCGGTGATCTCGGGCGCGGGTCCGACCGTGCTCGCGCTGACCGACGAGGCCGGCGCCGACAAGCTGCTCCAGTTCGCCGGGGAGAACTTCGCAGCTCACCGGCTGCGGCTCGACCGTGACGGAGCAGGCGTCCGTCCGTTGGACGGGTGA
- the rho gene encoding transcription termination factor Rho: MSDTTDLMGARPDADATDTPAAPAAPAKRRRTAAAGLDGLVLAELQKLASTLGISGTGRLRKSQLIEAIKEKSGGDPLLASAGTAAAPARAAAKEAAPAAAAEKPARRTRSTAAAATAPATEAPAQIEIPGQAAPEAAAPARAERGRRRATSAAGAPAAGAPGAVEAAAAGTAVETVEPAAEAKAEARTEAKAEAKTETQPRTFEGRDDQREGRRDRRDRRDRREGAEQRTDAAEGEGGDSRESRRDRRNRRDRADRRDGQQGGGAQQQPAQQPAAQPAAAQQGGQGSQGGYDDDEFGDGRRGRRGRYRDRNRRGRGERFEGSVAEPQVGDDDVLIPVAGILDILDNYAFVRTSGYLPGQNDVYVSLAQVRKNGLRKGDAITGAVRQPKDGERREKFNAMVRLDSVNGMDPESGRNRPEFGKLTPLYPQERLRLETDPGVLTTRIIDLVSPIGKGQRGLIVAPPKTGKTMIMQAIANAITRNNPECHLMVVLVDERPEEVTDMQRSVKGEVISSTFDRPAEDHTTVAELAIERAKRLVELGHDVVILLDSITRLGRAYNLAAPASGRILSGGVDSTALYPPKKFFGAARNIENGGSLTILATALVETGSRADEVVFEEFKGTGNMELRLDRKLADKRIFPAVDVDASSTRKEEILLGSEELAITWKLRRVLHALDSQQAIELLLDKMKQTKSNAEFLMQIAKTTPGSSD; encoded by the coding sequence GTGAGCGACACCACCGATCTGATGGGCGCGCGCCCGGACGCCGACGCGACGGACACGCCCGCCGCCCCCGCGGCGCCGGCCAAGCGCCGCCGTACCGCTGCCGCAGGCCTTGACGGTCTGGTCCTGGCCGAGCTGCAGAAGCTCGCCTCGACCCTCGGCATCAGCGGCACCGGCCGTCTGCGCAAGAGCCAGCTCATCGAGGCCATCAAGGAGAAGAGCGGCGGCGACCCGCTGCTCGCCTCCGCCGGCACCGCGGCCGCGCCGGCGCGCGCCGCCGCCAAGGAGGCGGCCCCCGCGGCCGCCGCCGAGAAGCCGGCCCGCCGGACTCGCAGCACCGCCGCGGCCGCCACCGCGCCGGCCACCGAGGCTCCGGCCCAGATCGAGATCCCGGGCCAGGCGGCCCCCGAGGCCGCCGCTCCGGCGCGGGCCGAGCGCGGCCGTCGCCGGGCCACCTCGGCCGCCGGTGCGCCCGCCGCCGGTGCGCCCGGTGCCGTCGAGGCGGCCGCCGCGGGCACCGCCGTGGAGACCGTCGAGCCGGCCGCCGAGGCCAAGGCCGAGGCCAGGACCGAGGCGAAGGCCGAGGCGAAGACCGAGACCCAGCCGCGGACCTTCGAGGGCCGTGACGACCAGCGTGAGGGCCGTCGCGACCGCCGGGACCGCCGGGACCGCCGCGAGGGCGCCGAGCAGCGCACCGACGCGGCCGAGGGCGAGGGTGGCGACAGCCGCGAGTCGCGTCGCGACCGCCGCAACCGTCGCGACCGCGCCGACCGCCGGGACGGCCAGCAGGGCGGCGGCGCCCAGCAGCAGCCGGCCCAGCAGCCCGCGGCCCAGCCCGCCGCCGCCCAGCAGGGCGGCCAGGGCAGCCAGGGCGGTTACGACGACGACGAGTTCGGCGACGGCCGGCGCGGCCGCCGCGGCCGCTACCGCGACCGCAACCGCCGTGGCCGCGGCGAACGCTTCGAGGGCAGCGTCGCCGAGCCGCAGGTGGGCGACGACGATGTGCTGATCCCCGTCGCGGGCATCCTGGACATCCTCGACAACTACGCCTTCGTGCGGACCTCCGGCTACCTGCCGGGCCAGAACGACGTCTACGTCTCGCTCGCCCAGGTCCGCAAGAACGGCCTGCGCAAGGGTGACGCGATCACCGGTGCGGTGCGCCAGCCCAAGGACGGCGAGCGCCGCGAGAAGTTCAACGCCATGGTGCGGCTGGACTCGGTGAACGGCATGGACCCGGAGAGCGGCCGCAACCGCCCCGAGTTCGGCAAGCTCACCCCGCTCTACCCGCAGGAGCGGCTGCGCCTGGAGACCGACCCGGGCGTGCTGACCACCCGGATCATCGACCTGGTGTCGCCGATCGGCAAGGGCCAGCGCGGTCTGATCGTCGCCCCGCCGAAGACCGGCAAGACGATGATCATGCAGGCGATCGCCAACGCGATCACCCGCAACAACCCCGAGTGCCACCTGATGGTCGTCCTGGTCGACGAGCGTCCGGAAGAGGTCACCGACATGCAGCGCTCGGTCAAGGGCGAGGTCATCTCCTCGACCTTCGACCGTCCGGCCGAGGACCACACCACGGTCGCCGAGCTGGCCATCGAGCGCGCCAAGCGCCTGGTGGAGCTGGGCCACGACGTGGTGATCCTGCTCGACTCGATCACCCGCCTGGGCCGCGCCTACAACCTGGCGGCGCCGGCCTCCGGCCGCATCCTGTCCGGTGGTGTCGACTCGACCGCGCTCTACCCGCCGAAGAAGTTCTTCGGTGCCGCGCGCAACATCGAGAACGGCGGCTCGCTGACCATCCTCGCCACCGCGCTGGTGGAGACCGGCTCGCGGGCCGACGAGGTGGTCTTCGAGGAGTTCAAGGGCACCGGCAACATGGAGCTGCGGCTGGACCGCAAGCTCGCCGACAAGCGGATCTTCCCCGCGGTGGACGTGGACGCGTCCAGCACCCGCAAGGAGGAGATCCTGCTCGGCAGCGAGGAGCTGGCGATCACCTGGAAGCTCCGCCGGGTGCTGCACGCGCTCGACTCGCAGCAGGCGATCGAGCTGCTGCTGGACAAGATGAAGCAGACCAAGTCGAACGCCGAGTTCCTGATGCAGATCGCCAAGACCACGCCGGGGTCCAGCGACTGA
- a CDS encoding LCP family protein, which translates to MSDEQQQPSTRRERRAAHRRVRSRKAKVLRAVAFTAAGLVLAGAGTAGYAYWKLNGNIKSVDIDSQLGTARPSAPSDGSFNVLVLGSDSRSGANGSLAGGDTGDTARSDTAMVVHVAQDHKTATVVSIPRDTLVARPSCTAKDGSTVPAAKSAMYNSAFEVGGAACAVKTTEQLTGMRMNHYIEIDFAGFAGFINAIGGATVTTSVNIHDKDSGLDLKAGTNHLNGDQALAFVRTRHGVGDGSDLGRIELQKQMVKSIIKQIGSIGLFSNPAKLYSVGDTLTKSITTDSALASVSALTGLGEELKGIGTDQLTMVTLPVAPAPGDPNRVVSKAPEAGQLWDALRADQPAPSAIVSSQPSNPADPKGSAGSAASATATP; encoded by the coding sequence ATGTCCGATGAACAGCAGCAGCCGAGTACCCGCCGGGAGCGCCGGGCCGCGCACCGCCGGGTGCGCAGCCGCAAGGCCAAGGTGCTGCGAGCCGTCGCCTTCACGGCGGCCGGCCTGGTGCTGGCCGGTGCGGGTACCGCCGGTTACGCGTACTGGAAGCTGAACGGCAACATCAAGAGCGTCGACATCGACTCCCAGCTCGGCACCGCCCGCCCCTCGGCCCCCAGCGACGGCTCGTTCAACGTGCTGGTGCTCGGCTCCGACTCGCGCAGCGGCGCCAACGGCAGCCTGGCCGGCGGCGACACCGGCGACACCGCCCGCTCGGACACCGCGATGGTGGTGCACGTCGCCCAGGACCACAAGACCGCCACCGTGGTCTCGATCCCGCGCGACACCCTGGTGGCCCGCCCGTCCTGCACCGCCAAGGACGGCAGCACCGTGCCGGCCGCCAAGAGCGCGATGTACAACAGCGCCTTCGAGGTGGGCGGCGCGGCCTGCGCGGTGAAGACCACCGAGCAGCTCACCGGCATGCGGATGAACCACTACATCGAGATCGACTTCGCCGGTTTCGCGGGCTTCATCAACGCCATCGGCGGCGCGACCGTGACCACCTCGGTGAACATCCACGACAAGGACAGCGGCCTGGACCTCAAGGCCGGCACCAACCACCTCAACGGTGACCAGGCACTGGCCTTCGTCCGGACCCGGCACGGCGTCGGGGACGGCAGCGACCTGGGCCGGATCGAGCTGCAGAAGCAGATGGTGAAGTCGATCATCAAGCAGATCGGCAGCATCGGGCTGTTCTCCAACCCGGCCAAGCTCTACTCGGTCGGCGACACCCTGACCAAGTCGATCACCACCGACTCGGCGCTCGCCTCGGTGTCCGCGCTGACCGGTCTCGGCGAGGAGCTCAAGGGGATAGGGACGGACCAGCTGACCATGGTCACGCTGCCGGTGGCGCCGGCCCCCGGCGACCCCAACCGGGTGGTGTCCAAGGCCCCCGAGGCCGGCCAGCTCTGGGACGCGCTGCGGGCCGACCAGCCCGCACCGAGCGCCATCGTCAGCAGCCAGCCGTCCAACCCGGCCGACCCCAAGGGATCGGCCGGCAGCGCGGCGAGCGCCACCGCTACCCCCTGA
- the rpmE gene encoding 50S ribosomal protein L31: MKRDVHPEYVVTNVTCTCGAEFTTRSTETSGVIRAEVCSQCHPFYTGKQKILDTGGRVARFEARFGKGLSGNRA, from the coding sequence TTGAAGCGCGACGTCCACCCCGAGTACGTGGTCACCAACGTGACCTGCACCTGCGGCGCCGAGTTCACCACTCGCTCCACCGAGACCTCCGGCGTCATCCGCGCCGAGGTGTGCTCGCAGTGCCACCCGTTCTACACCGGCAAGCAGAAGATCCTCGACACCGGCGGCCGCGTGGCCCGCTTCGAGGCTCGCTTCGGCAAGGGCCTCAGCGGCAACCGGGCCTAG
- the prfA gene encoding peptide chain release factor 1: protein MFEAVEELLVEHAALEERLADPSVHADQANARKLAKRYAELTPITRTYRAWRQAGEDIEAAREFAAEDPDFIAEAKAAEKRQEELTEELRLLLVPRDPNDDKDVILEVKAGEGGEESALFAGDLLRMYLRYAERVGWKTEIIDANESDLGGYKDVSVAVKTKGMTEPGQGVWARLKYEGGVHRVQRVPATESQGRIHTSAAGVLVTPEAEEVEVEIHANDLRIDVYRSSGPGGQSVNTTDSAVRITHLPTGIVASCQNEKSQLQNKESAMRILRSRLLAAAVEAAEQEASDARRSQVRTVDRSERIRTYNFPENRISDHRTGFKAYNLDQVLDGDLAALIQSAVDADAAAKLAAAQEQ from the coding sequence ATGTTCGAGGCAGTCGAAGAGCTCCTCGTCGAGCACGCCGCCCTCGAAGAGCGGCTGGCCGACCCGTCGGTCCACGCGGACCAGGCCAACGCGCGCAAGCTGGCCAAGCGGTACGCCGAGCTGACCCCGATCACCCGCACCTACCGGGCCTGGCGACAGGCCGGCGAGGACATCGAGGCGGCCCGCGAGTTCGCGGCCGAGGACCCCGACTTCATCGCCGAGGCGAAGGCCGCCGAGAAGCGCCAGGAGGAGCTGACCGAGGAGCTGCGCCTGCTGCTGGTGCCGCGCGACCCCAACGACGACAAGGACGTCATCCTCGAGGTCAAGGCGGGCGAGGGCGGCGAGGAGTCGGCGCTGTTCGCCGGCGACCTGCTGCGGATGTACCTGCGGTACGCGGAGCGGGTGGGCTGGAAGACCGAGATCATCGACGCCAACGAGTCCGACCTCGGCGGCTACAAGGACGTCTCGGTGGCCGTGAAGACCAAGGGCATGACGGAGCCCGGCCAGGGCGTCTGGGCCCGCCTGAAGTACGAGGGCGGCGTGCACCGGGTGCAGCGGGTGCCCGCGACCGAGTCGCAGGGCCGCATCCACACCTCGGCGGCGGGCGTGCTGGTCACCCCGGAGGCCGAGGAGGTCGAGGTGGAGATCCACGCCAACGACCTGCGGATCGACGTCTACCGCTCGTCCGGCCCCGGCGGCCAGTCGGTCAACACCACCGACTCCGCGGTCCGGATCACGCACCTGCCGACCGGTATCGTGGCGTCCTGCCAGAACGAGAAGAGCCAGCTGCAGAACAAGGAGTCGGCGATGCGCATCCTGCGGTCGCGACTGCTGGCCGCAGCGGTGGAGGCGGCCGAGCAGGAGGCCTCGGACGCCCGGCGCAGCCAGGTCCGCACGGTCGACCGCTCGGAGCGGATCCGGACGTACAACTTCCCGGAGAACCGGATCTCGGACCACCGCACCGGCTTCAAGGCGTACAACCTGGACCAGGTGCTCGACGGCGACCTGGCCGCGCTGATCCAGTCCGCCGTGGACGCCGATGCCGCGGCGAAGCTCGCCGCGGCGCAAGAGCAGTAA
- the prmC gene encoding peptide chain release factor N(5)-glutamine methyltransferase — translation MNLLLAEVAQATQRLAAAGVPSPRFDAEELAAHIHHVKRSQLHTVKDADFDARYWEAVSRREAREPLQHITGRAFFRYLELEVGPGVFVPRPETETVVEWAIEAVREMDVAEPLVVDLCSGSGAIALALAQELPRSIVHAFELDEGALKYTRRNIDASSDRDRVTLHAGDATLAFAEDRSWDGRFDLVISNPPYIPLTEWEYVAPEARDHDPQMSLFSGEDGLDTIRGIERVAARLLRPGGAVVIEHADTQGGQVPWIFNEEGGWTDTADHRDLNGRPRFTTARKTSL, via the coding sequence ATGAACCTGCTGCTCGCCGAGGTGGCCCAGGCCACCCAGCGGTTGGCCGCGGCCGGCGTGCCGTCGCCGCGCTTCGACGCGGAGGAGCTCGCCGCACACATCCACCACGTCAAGCGCAGCCAGCTGCACACCGTGAAGGACGCCGACTTCGACGCCCGGTACTGGGAGGCCGTCTCCCGCCGGGAGGCCCGCGAGCCGCTGCAGCACATCACCGGGCGGGCGTTCTTCCGCTACCTCGAGCTGGAGGTCGGCCCCGGGGTGTTCGTGCCCCGGCCGGAGACCGAGACGGTGGTCGAGTGGGCGATAGAGGCCGTGCGCGAGATGGACGTGGCCGAGCCGCTGGTGGTGGACCTCTGCTCGGGCTCCGGCGCGATCGCGCTGGCCCTGGCCCAGGAGCTGCCGCGCTCCATCGTGCACGCCTTCGAGCTGGACGAGGGTGCGCTGAAGTACACCCGGCGCAACATCGACGCCAGCAGCGACCGGGACCGGGTCACCCTGCACGCCGGGGACGCCACCCTGGCCTTCGCCGAGGACCGCTCCTGGGACGGCCGGTTCGACCTGGTGATCAGCAACCCGCCGTACATCCCGCTGACCGAGTGGGAGTACGTGGCCCCCGAGGCCCGCGACCACGACCCGCAGATGTCGCTCTTCTCGGGTGAGGACGGCCTGGACACCATCCGCGGCATCGAACGGGTGGCGGCCAGGCTGCTGCGCCCCGGCGGCGCGGTGGTGATCGAGCACGCGGACACCCAGGGCGGGCAGGTGCCGTGGATCTTCAACGAGGAGGGCGGCTGGACGGACACCGCCGACCACCGTGACCTGAACGGTCGTCCGAGGTTCACCACCGCCCGCAAGACCTCGCTGTGA
- a CDS encoding L-threonylcarbamoyladenylate synthase, which translates to MSRRYDCADAGDRATGLREAASAIRRGELVVLPTDTVYGIGADAFNAEAVAGLLAAKGRGRDMPSPVLVGSPTTLHGLVTDFSEKAWELVDAFWPGGLTLVARHQPSLRWDLGETRGTVAVRMPLHPVAIELLNATGPLAVSSANKSGQPAPSDCEDAEYQLGDSVAIYLDGGKTEHGQASSIVDVTGKIPVLLRAGAVSLEQLREVVPDLEAGS; encoded by the coding sequence ATGAGCCGCCGTTACGACTGTGCCGATGCCGGCGACCGTGCCACCGGGCTGCGCGAGGCCGCCTCGGCGATCCGCCGCGGCGAGCTCGTCGTGCTGCCCACCGACACCGTGTACGGGATCGGCGCGGACGCCTTCAACGCGGAGGCCGTGGCCGGTCTGCTGGCCGCCAAGGGCCGCGGCCGCGACATGCCCTCGCCGGTGCTGGTCGGCTCGCCGACCACCCTGCACGGTCTGGTCACCGACTTCTCCGAGAAGGCCTGGGAGCTGGTCGACGCCTTCTGGCCGGGCGGCCTGACCCTGGTGGCCCGTCACCAGCCGTCGCTGCGTTGGGACCTGGGCGAGACCCGGGGCACCGTCGCGGTCCGGATGCCGCTGCACCCGGTCGCCATCGAGCTGCTCAACGCCACCGGTCCGCTCGCGGTCTCCAGCGCCAACAAGTCCGGCCAGCCGGCCCCCAGCGACTGCGAGGACGCCGAGTACCAGCTGGGCGACTCGGTCGCGATCTACCTCGACGGCGGCAAGACCGAGCACGGCCAGGCCTCCTCGATCGTGGACGTCACCGGCAAGATCCCGGTGCTGCTGCGCGCGGGTGCCGTCAGCCTCGAGCAGCTGAGGGAGGTCGTCCCCGACCTGGAGGCCGGCAGTTGA
- a CDS encoding arsenate reductase/protein-tyrosine-phosphatase family protein, with protein sequence MTGALAARHRPADSFRILFVCTGNVCRSPIAERLTRHELDARLDARAAGRILVESAGTWGHEGAPMEAHAATVLDEYGVDSRNFAGRELLDEHVVLADLVLTATLDHRAQVISMGHAAGLRTFTLKEFTRLVRLIDPATLPAVGQGAEVAERARALVRAAAALRGWRPAANPEADEVDDPYGAPIGMFRNCGEEIFDALDPVMTALTGVPGPRPQDSPGAAS encoded by the coding sequence GTGACGGGCGCACTGGCCGCCCGGCACCGGCCGGCCGACAGCTTCCGGATCCTCTTCGTCTGCACCGGCAACGTCTGCCGGTCGCCGATCGCCGAGCGGCTGACCCGGCACGAGCTGGACGCCCGGCTGGACGCCCGGGCGGCCGGCCGGATCCTGGTGGAGAGCGCCGGCACCTGGGGCCACGAGGGCGCCCCGATGGAGGCGCACGCGGCCACCGTGCTGGACGAGTACGGCGTGGACAGCCGCAACTTCGCCGGCCGTGAGCTGCTGGACGAGCACGTGGTGCTGGCCGACCTGGTCCTGACCGCGACCCTGGACCACCGCGCACAGGTGATCTCGATGGGCCACGCGGCGGGCCTGCGCACCTTCACGCTCAAGGAGTTCACCCGCCTGGTGCGGCTGATAGACCCGGCCACGCTGCCCGCGGTCGGCCAGGGCGCGGAGGTCGCCGAGCGGGCCCGGGCGCTGGTCCGGGCGGCCGCCGCGCTGCGCGGCTGGCGACCGGCCGCCAACCCCGAGGCGGACGAGGTGGACGACCCCTACGGCGCCCCGATCGGCATGTTCCGCAACTGCGGCGAGGAGATATTCGACGCGCTGGACCCGGTGATGACCGCACTGACGGGTGTACCGGGCCCGCGCCCTCAGGACAGTCCCGGCGCGGCGTCCTAG
- a CDS encoding serine hydroxymethyltransferase: MTLTDAAHGLEQHRHWEPAEALRTADPELADLLSAEAERRASGLQLLAGENLATEAVRAALAGPLIDKYAEGYPGHRHHTGCAVADATELLAVSRARTLFAAEHANVQPRSGTSAMLATYAALLRPGDAVLAMSLEHGGHLSCGSKANFSGRWFDFIGYGVREEDGLVDLDQVRELAKAHRPKAIIAGSISYPRHLDWAAFREIADEVDAYLIATAAQTTGLVAAGAAPSPVPYADVVVAATHKLLRGPRGGLLLCTEELAERVDRAVFPFTQGGAAMNEVAAKAVAFAQASTPEFGAYIRRAVDGARALAGSLALSGVRPLTGGTDTHLVTADVGPLGLTGAQAERRCAAAGLLLGKCALPFDPAPAAETSGIRLGTGTAAALGLGAAELGEVGELIGALLSGGEQAAVAARVRELAGGVSQEGAR; this comes from the coding sequence ATGACCCTCACCGATGCCGCGCACGGTCTCGAACAGCACCGCCACTGGGAGCCCGCCGAGGCCCTGCGCACCGCCGATCCCGAACTGGCCGACCTGCTCTCGGCGGAGGCCGAGCGGCGGGCGAGCGGACTGCAGCTGCTGGCGGGGGAGAACCTGGCCACCGAGGCGGTGCGGGCCGCGCTGGCCGGCCCGCTGATCGACAAGTACGCCGAGGGCTACCCGGGCCACCGCCACCACACCGGCTGCGCGGTGGCCGACGCCACCGAACTGCTCGCGGTCTCCCGGGCCCGCACCCTGTTCGCCGCCGAGCACGCCAATGTGCAACCCCGCTCCGGGACTTCGGCGATGCTGGCGACCTATGCCGCGCTGCTGCGGCCCGGCGACGCGGTGCTGGCGATGTCGCTGGAACACGGCGGCCACCTCTCCTGCGGGTCGAAGGCCAACTTCTCCGGGCGCTGGTTCGACTTCATCGGCTACGGGGTGCGCGAGGAGGACGGCCTGGTCGACCTGGACCAGGTCCGCGAACTGGCCAAGGCGCACCGACCGAAGGCGATCATCGCCGGCTCGATCTCCTACCCGCGGCACCTGGACTGGGCGGCCTTCCGGGAGATCGCCGACGAGGTGGACGCCTACCTGATCGCCACCGCCGCGCAGACCACCGGCCTGGTGGCGGCCGGCGCGGCCCCCTCCCCGGTGCCGTACGCCGACGTGGTGGTGGCGGCCACCCACAAGCTGCTGCGCGGCCCGCGCGGCGGCCTGCTGCTCTGCACCGAGGAGCTGGCCGAGCGGGTGGACCGGGCGGTCTTCCCGTTCACCCAGGGTGGTGCGGCGATGAACGAGGTGGCGGCCAAGGCGGTGGCATTCGCGCAGGCGTCCACGCCGGAGTTCGGTGCGTACATCCGGCGTGCGGTGGACGGTGCGCGCGCCCTGGCCGGCTCGCTGGCGCTCAGCGGGGTCCGGCCGCTGACCGGTGGCACCGACACCCACCTGGTCACCGCCGACGTCGGCCCGCTGGGCCTGACCGGCGCGCAGGCCGAGCGGCGGTGCGCCGCGGCCGGGCTGCTGCTCGGCAAGTGCGCGCTGCCGTTCGACCCGGCGCCGGCCGCCGAGACCTCCGGGATCCGGCTGGGCACCGGGACGGCGGCGGCGCTCGGACTGGGCGCCGCCGAGCTCGGCGAGGTCGGTGAACTGATCGGTGCCCTGCTCAGCGGGGGTGAGCAGGCCGCGGTGGCGGCCCGAGTGCGGGAGTTGGCGGGCGGCGTGAGCCAGGAAGGCGCCCGGTAG
- a CDS encoding MraY family glycosyltransferase translates to MREYLLVLFCTAAVTYLLTGPVRKFAILAGAMPPVRARDVHREPTPRLGGIAMFGGLCAGLLVASQLHNLAKVFQNDSSDIRALLSGVGIMWVLGVLDDKWGVDALVKLGGQMIAAGVMVYQGITVISLPVPGVGPVALSPTLGMVITVALVVVMVNAVNFIDGLDGLAGGMVCIAAMAFFLYSYRLWYGYQISEAAPAVLFSALLIGMCLGFLPHNLHPARIFMGDSGSMMLGLMLAVAAVSVTGRVDPDLITAQTGGSQTTTTHILVPIYIPLLLPLAVIALPLADLLLAVVRRTWAGRSPFAADKQHLHHRLLEIGHSHSRAVLIMYFWAALIAFGTVAFSVTNTGRTVVLACAGFCLVGLVALLLPWFKPKAPAGVQSFVPPRYRRGGTARRGAAVTVEAVETPRGAQPAPAVSELSAADRDILRGSGATALGSRSGDRP, encoded by the coding sequence GTGCGTGAATACCTGCTCGTGCTGTTCTGCACGGCCGCCGTCACCTACCTGCTGACCGGGCCGGTGCGGAAGTTCGCCATCCTGGCGGGCGCGATGCCGCCGGTGCGCGCCCGCGACGTGCACCGCGAGCCAACCCCGCGGCTCGGCGGCATCGCGATGTTCGGCGGGCTCTGTGCCGGACTCCTGGTCGCCTCCCAGCTCCACAACCTGGCCAAGGTGTTCCAGAACGACTCGTCCGACATCCGGGCCTTGCTGTCGGGGGTCGGGATCATGTGGGTGCTCGGCGTGCTGGACGACAAGTGGGGCGTGGACGCGCTGGTGAAGCTGGGCGGCCAGATGATCGCCGCCGGCGTGATGGTCTACCAGGGCATCACGGTGATCTCGCTGCCGGTGCCCGGCGTCGGACCTGTCGCGCTCAGCCCCACCCTGGGCATGGTGATCACGGTCGCCCTGGTGGTCGTCATGGTCAACGCGGTGAACTTCATCGACGGTCTGGACGGCCTGGCCGGCGGCATGGTCTGCATCGCCGCGATGGCCTTCTTCCTGTACTCCTACCGGCTCTGGTACGGCTACCAGATCAGCGAGGCGGCGCCCGCGGTGCTGTTCAGCGCGCTGCTGATCGGGATGTGCCTGGGCTTCCTGCCGCACAACCTGCACCCGGCGCGGATCTTCATGGGCGACTCCGGCTCGATGATGCTGGGCCTGATGCTGGCGGTGGCCGCGGTCTCGGTGACCGGCCGCGTCGACCCCGACCTGATCACCGCGCAGACCGGCGGATCGCAGACCACCACCACCCACATCCTGGTGCCGATCTACATCCCGCTGCTGCTGCCGCTGGCCGTGATCGCGCTGCCGCTGGCCGACCTGCTGCTCGCCGTGGTGCGGCGCACCTGGGCCGGGCGCTCGCCGTTCGCCGCCGACAAGCAGCACCTGCACCACCGGCTGCTGGAGATCGGGCACTCGCACAGCCGGGCCGTGCTGATCATGTACTTCTGGGCCGCGCTGATCGCCTTCGGCACGGTGGCCTTCTCGGTCACCAACACCGGGCGCACCGTGGTGCTGGCCTGCGCCGGGTTCTGCCTGGTCGGCCTGGTGGCGCTGCTGCTGCCGTGGTTCAAGCCGAAGGCGCCGGCCGGCGTGCAGTCCTTCGTGCCGCCGCGCTACCGCCGTGGCGGCACGGCCCGGCGGGGCGCGGCCGTCACCGTCGAGGCGGTCGAGACGCCCCGCGGTGCGCAGCCCGCGCCGGCCGTGAGCGAGCTGTCCGCCGCGGACCGGGATATCCTGCGGGGCAGCGGCGCCACCGCGCTCGGCAGCAGGAGCGGCGACCGGCCGTGA